The window TGCCCACCTGGGGATCCATACGTTATACCATAATCAAAAACGGATACAACGATTATGGTACTTCAAAACAATACTATTCTTATAACCGGGGGAAGTTCTGGCATTGGCTTAGAGCTGACCAAAAAACTCCTCGAAAGAAAAAACAAGGTACTCATTTGCGGGCGAACCCTGAAAAAGCTGCAACGAGCTAAGCAAAAACTACCTTCCCTTCATTACCTGCAATGTGATATATCTAAGCCGTCGGATTGTAAACAATTGCGTAACTGGGTTCTTGAGAACCATCCCCATTGCAATGTATTGATTAACAATGCTGCTATCGTCCACGTCGAAAATTTTTACCGGGATGACGACATCCTTAAAAAAGCTGATGCAGAGGTCCAGACCAACCTGATGGCTCCTATCAGACTTTCAAAGCTGTTTGCCCCCATCCTGA of the Fodinibius sp. Rm-B-1B1-1 genome contains:
- a CDS encoding SDR family oxidoreductase, with the protein product MVLQNNTILITGGSSGIGLELTKKLLERKNKVLICGRTLKKLQRAKQKLPSLHYLQCDISKPSDCKQLRNWVLENHPHCNVLINNAAIVHVENFYRDDDILKKADAEVQTNLMAPIRLSKLFAPILNNNKNPGIINITTGLVYVPRTIYPFYNATKSALHSFTQVLRSQSTDSPIDIVEVQFPAVDTPWHQGNPPDIAIPTEEAVRKMIEGIEKGHKEVQVGKVKLLYLLSRLAPNFAFRKLNSL